A part of Podarcis muralis chromosome 15, rPodMur119.hap1.1, whole genome shotgun sequence genomic DNA contains:
- the FLOT2 gene encoding flotillin-2 isoform X2, translating into MTILCRCENIETSEGVPLYVTGVAQVKILTERELLAVACEQFLGKNVQDIKNVVLQTLEGHLRSILGTLTVEQIYQDRDQFAKLVREVAAPDVGRMGIEILSFTIKDVYDKVSYLSSLGKTQTAVVQRDADIGVAEAERDAGIREAEYKREMLDVKFMADTKVADSKRAFEMQKAAFSQEINIKTAQAQLAYELQGAKEQQKIRQEEIEIEVVQRRKQIDVEEQEVIRMDKELIATVKLPAEAEAHRMQEIAEGEKVKQVLIARAEGEKIRKIGEAEALVIEAIGKAEAEKMKLKAEAYQQYGEAAKMALVLDALPQIAAKVAAPLSKVDEIVILSGDNNKMTTDVNRLLAELPASVHALTGVDLSKIPLIQKATGAQA; encoded by the exons GTGAAAATCCTGACCGAGAGGGAGCTTCTCGCGGTGGCTTGTGAGCAGTTCCTGGGCAAGAACGTGCAGGACATCAagaatgtggtcctccagacgcTGGAAGGGCACCTGCGCTCCATCCTAG GGACCTTGACCGTCGAGCAGATCTACCAGGACAGGGACCAATTTGCCAAGCTTGTGCGGGAAGTGGCGGCTCCTGATGTGGGCCGGATGGGCATCGAGATCCTGAGTTTCACTATCAAG GATGTCTACGATAAAGTCAGCTACCTGAGCTCACTAGGGAAGACCCAGACCGCCGTGGTGCAGAGAGACGCCGACATCGGGGTGGCCGAGGCAGAGCGAGACGCCGGCATCCGG gaggcagaatACAAGAGAGAAATGCTGGATGTGAAGTTCATGGCGGACACCAAGGTAGCCGACTCGAAGCGTGCCTTCGAAATGCAGAAAGCCGCCTTCAGCCAAGAGATCAACATAAAG ACGGCGCAGGCCCAGCTGGCGTACGAGCTGCAAGGAGCCAAAGAGCAGCAGAAGATCCGCCAAGAGGAGATTGAGATTGAGGTCGTGCAGCGCCGGAAGCAGATTGACGTTGAGGAACAGGAGGTCATCCGCATGGACAAGGAGCTCATCGCCACTGTCAAGTTGCCAGCGGAAGCAGAGGCGCACCGCATGCAGGAGATTGCCGAGGGAGAGAA gGTGAAGCAGGTGCTGATCGCTCGGGCCGAAGGGGAGAAGATCCGCAAGATCGGAGAGGCGGAGGCCCTGGTGATCGAGGCCATTGGCAAAGCGGAGGCTGAGAAGATGAAGCTCAAGGCAGAGGCCTACCAGCAGTATGGGGAGGCTGCCAAGATGGCCTTGGTCCTGGACGCCCTGCCCCAG ATTGCCGCCAAGGTGGCCGCACCTCTCTCAAAGGTGGATGAAATCGTCATCCTCAGCGGGGATAACAACAAGATGACTACGGATGTGAACCGGCTGCTGGCTGAGCTCCCTGCGTCCGTCCATGCCCTCACGGGGGTCGACCTCTCCAAG